From Etheostoma spectabile isolate EspeVRDwgs_2016 chromosome 8, UIUC_Espe_1.0, whole genome shotgun sequence, a single genomic window includes:
- the cd9a gene encoding CD9 molecule a isoform X1 encodes MAALSGGEMCIKYLMFAFNLVFWLAGTAVFAIGLWLRLDPKTKGLFEGPDSPYVFYTGVYILIGAGALMMVVGFLGCCGAIQESPCMLGLFFFFLLIIFAIEVAAGIWVFSNQSKVVNDITTFYMQTYNNFKTTGDERFKETLRVIQTGLKCCGPTGTVLDTAKDTCPRGELLEELITKSCPDAIDEVFDSKLHIIGGAGITVGVVMVFGMIFSMLLCCAIRKSREVV; translated from the exons ATGGCTGCACTGTCGGGAGGAGAGATGTGCATCAAATACCTGATGTTTGCCTTCAACCTGGTATTCTGG CTTGCAGGCACTGCTGTCTTTGCTATAGGCCTGTGGCTAAGGTTAGACCCAAAGACCAAAGGTCTGTTTGAAGGACCAGACTCTCCATATGTGTTTTACACAG gtgtgtataTCCTGATAGGAGCTGGAGCTCTGATGATGGTGGTGGGTTTCCTGGGATGTTGTGGGGCCATCCAGGAGTCACCCTGTATGCTGGGACTG tttttctttttcctgctcATCATATTTGCTATTGAGGTTGCGGCTGGAATCTGGGTATTTTCCAACCAAAGCAAG GTGGTGAATGACATAACAACATTCTACATGCAGACCTACAATAACTTTAAGACGACAGGAGATGAGCGCTTTAAAGAGACTCTGCGGGTGATTCAAACCGGG CTAAAGTGTTGCGGGCCGACTGGTACTGTACTAGATACTGCCAAAGACACGTGTCCCCGGGGAGAGCTACTCGAGGAACTCATTACTAAG AGCTGCCCTGATGCCATTGATGAGGTGTTTGACTCCAAGCTACATATCATCGGAGGAGCTGGCATCACCGTCGGTGTTGTTATG GTGTTTGGGATGATCTTTAGCATGCTCCTGTGCTGTGCCATCAGGAAGTCTCGGGAGGTGGTGTGA
- the cd9a gene encoding CD9 molecule a isoform X2, giving the protein MAVAGGIKCVKYLMFVFNFFFWLAGTAVFAIGLWLRLDPKTKGLFEGPDSPYVFYTGVYILIGAGALMMVVGFLGCCGAIQESPCMLGLFFFFLLIIFAIEVAAGIWVFSNQSKVVNDITTFYMQTYNNFKTTGDERFKETLRVIQTGLKCCGPTGTVLDTAKDTCPRGELLEELITKSCPDAIDEVFDSKLHIIGGAGITVGVVMVFGMIFSMLLCCAIRKSREVV; this is encoded by the exons ATGGCTGTCGCTGGGGGAATCAAGTGTGTGAAATATCTCATGTTTGTATTCAACTTTTTCTTCTGG CTTGCAGGCACTGCTGTCTTTGCTATAGGCCTGTGGCTAAGGTTAGACCCAAAGACCAAAGGTCTGTTTGAAGGACCAGACTCTCCATATGTGTTTTACACAG gtgtgtataTCCTGATAGGAGCTGGAGCTCTGATGATGGTGGTGGGTTTCCTGGGATGTTGTGGGGCCATCCAGGAGTCACCCTGTATGCTGGGACTG tttttctttttcctgctcATCATATTTGCTATTGAGGTTGCGGCTGGAATCTGGGTATTTTCCAACCAAAGCAAG GTGGTGAATGACATAACAACATTCTACATGCAGACCTACAATAACTTTAAGACGACAGGAGATGAGCGCTTTAAAGAGACTCTGCGGGTGATTCAAACCGGG CTAAAGTGTTGCGGGCCGACTGGTACTGTACTAGATACTGCCAAAGACACGTGTCCCCGGGGAGAGCTACTCGAGGAACTCATTACTAAG AGCTGCCCTGATGCCATTGATGAGGTGTTTGACTCCAAGCTACATATCATCGGAGGAGCTGGCATCACCGTCGGTGTTGTTATG GTGTTTGGGATGATCTTTAGCATGCTCCTGTGCTGTGCCATCAGGAAGTCTCGGGAGGTGGTGTGA